A region from the Maledivibacter sp. genome encodes:
- a CDS encoding secretion protein F, whose translation MNSILFMFALFFGIGLFLVLLDVLKVPTKRANKVYLAVSKKGIEKPNAFEVIILELSEKIGRFIKLGNFKKRKLIMTLRSANIKLTPEVFIAQAYVKAGIVLLGIVPAVLILPLLAPVLLITAILVLYKELGSADEKLKKSKKAVEYEIPRFVNTLTQELHGSRDLLAILETYKKNTTGIFKRELEITIADMKSGNLESALTRFETRIGSSMLSDVIRGLIGTLRGDNNIVYFQMLSHDFKQLELQRLKAEVMKRPAKIKKYSMMMLGCFVMMYLVVMLLQIVESMGELF comes from the coding sequence TTGAACAGTATACTATTTATGTTTGCTCTATTTTTCGGAATAGGGCTTTTTTTAGTCTTATTAGACGTATTGAAAGTACCAACAAAGCGAGCCAATAAAGTCTATTTAGCAGTGAGTAAAAAAGGCATAGAAAAGCCAAATGCTTTTGAAGTGATTATATTGGAATTATCAGAGAAGATTGGGAGGTTCATTAAGCTTGGAAATTTCAAAAAAAGAAAGCTTATAATGACCTTAAGATCAGCTAATATTAAATTGACCCCAGAGGTGTTTATCGCACAAGCCTATGTAAAAGCAGGGATAGTACTGTTGGGTATTGTTCCTGCTGTATTAATATTGCCATTACTTGCACCAGTTCTCTTAATAACAGCTATTCTTGTATTATATAAAGAACTTGGCAGTGCCGATGAAAAACTAAAAAAAAGCAAGAAGGCTGTTGAATATGAAATCCCCAGATTTGTCAATACGTTGACTCAAGAATTACATGGGAGTCGAGACCTCCTAGCTATTTTGGAAACTTATAAGAAAAATACCACAGGCATATTTAAAAGAGAACTAGAGATTACAATCGCTGATATGAAATCAGGTAACTTAGAAAGTGCATTAACTCGATTTGAAACAAGAATCGGTAGTAGTATGCTATCGGATGTTATTAGAGGGCTTATTGGAACGCTTCGGGGAGATAATAATATCGTTTATTTTCAAATGCTATCACATGATTTTAAGCAACTTGAACTACAAAGATTGAAGGCAGAAGTGATGAAAAGACCTGCAAAGATTAAAAAGTATTCTATGATGATGCTTGGGTGTTTTGTCATGATGTATCTTGTGGTGATGTTGTTGCAGATTGTAGAGAGCATGGGAGAGTTGTTTTAG
- a CDS encoding CpaF/VirB11 family protein: MIKKNDKGEVINNVIHTVTRQSDDPKQSITMAKLLETALTVNPDYICVAEMKSDEAFYAQESARSGHGVSTTIHANSCVATYYRMVTLCKQKYDMDEKTLYNLVTEAFPIIAFCKKLEDNTRHIMEITECLIKEDGSREIRTLYKYNVVDNMEVDGRSKIIGQYEMLNRPSAVMQKRLLENGISKAELSQLMGGVIDE, translated from the coding sequence TTGATAAAAAAGAACGATAAAGGCGAGGTCATCAATAACGTGATTCATACAGTCACAAGACAAAGTGATGACCCTAAACAGTCGATCACAATGGCAAAATTGTTAGAGACTGCCCTTACGGTTAATCCTGATTATATATGTGTTGCCGAGATGAAAAGTGATGAGGCTTTTTATGCCCAAGAATCTGCAAGATCAGGGCATGGTGTTTCAACAACTATTCATGCGAACTCATGTGTAGCAACTTATTACAGGATGGTGACGTTATGTAAGCAAAAATATGATATGGATGAAAAAACATTGTATAACCTTGTAACAGAAGCTTTTCCTATTATTGCATTCTGTAAAAAGCTAGAGGATAACACAAGGCATATCATGGAGATTACGGAGTGCCTGATTAAAGAAGATGGTAGCAGGGAGATTCGTACACTATATAAATACAATGTGGTTGACAATATGGAGGTTGATGGTAGGTCAAAGATCATTGGTCAATATGAAATGTTGAATAGACCATCGGCAGTTATGCAAAAGAGATTATTAGAAAATGGTATATCAAAGGCTGAATTAAGTCAGCTCATGGGAGGTGTGATAGATGAATAG
- the ltrA gene encoding group II intron reverse transcriptase/maturase — protein MTIKREVLKNQKLRNNEYYNIQDVFDNLYKQSKNGKQFKNLLQIITSNENIMLAFRNIKKNKGSMTRGTNKTNIIDIGVNDPQKLINYVKSRLGNYKPQAIKRVEIPKPNGGSRPLGIPTIEDRLIQQCILQVLEPICEAKFYKHSYGFRPNRGTHHALARASTLCNNGSFYYVVDVDIKGFFDNVNHSKLLKQIYSMGIRDKNLICIISKMLKAEIKGMGVQSKGVPQGGILSPLLSNIVLNELDWWVASQWEYMPTRYQYASRHKYRALKTTNLKECFIVRYADDARIFCTNIKDAEIMMCAVKDWLKYRLNLEVNKEKSKVVNLKKSYSEFLGTKMKVYRKSHKWVVKSHISDKAKQKITKTLKERIKDIQHSPGKQTVNKYNATILGIHNYYKVATRVYLDFRRIAFPLSKNLYNRLRNNSTKKGNKSRTFIKYYGDYKGKVYYVNNIALFPISLIRFQIPKGFSQDKCNFTIEGRIKIHSTLNNVNHKIIKYLMETPIAHESIELNDNRISLYVAQNGKCAITHEKLEIGSMHVHHKTPKSQGGTDKYQNLIYLKEDVHILIHATDDDTIAKYLGKLNLSTTALSKVNKLRDLVGNFKV, from the coding sequence ATGACAATTAAAAGAGAAGTTCTCAAGAATCAGAAACTTAGGAATAATGAATATTACAATATTCAAGATGTATTTGACAACCTATATAAACAAAGTAAAAATGGAAAACAGTTTAAAAATCTATTGCAAATAATAACCAGCAACGAGAACATAATGCTAGCCTTTAGAAATATAAAGAAAAACAAAGGGAGCATGACAAGGGGGACTAATAAAACAAATATCATTGATATTGGAGTAAATGATCCTCAAAAGCTGATTAATTATGTAAAAAGTAGATTAGGAAACTATAAACCACAAGCAATAAAAAGAGTTGAGATACCAAAACCTAATGGAGGTAGTAGACCTCTAGGAATCCCCACAATTGAAGATAGATTAATCCAACAATGCATACTACAAGTACTAGAGCCAATATGTGAAGCTAAATTCTATAAACATAGTTATGGGTTTAGACCAAATAGAGGAACACATCATGCATTAGCAAGAGCATCAACACTATGTAACAATGGTAGTTTCTATTATGTAGTAGATGTAGATATTAAAGGATTTTTCGATAATGTAAACCACTCAAAGTTATTAAAACAAATATATAGCATGGGAATAAGAGATAAAAATTTAATATGTATTATCTCTAAAATGCTTAAGGCAGAAATTAAAGGAATGGGTGTACAGTCAAAAGGTGTGCCACAGGGTGGTATACTTAGTCCTTTATTATCAAATATAGTTTTAAATGAACTTGATTGGTGGGTTGCTAGTCAGTGGGAATACATGCCAACAAGATATCAATATGCAAGTAGGCATAAATATAGAGCATTAAAAACCACAAATCTAAAGGAATGCTTTATTGTTAGATATGCGGATGATGCTCGTATATTTTGCACAAATATTAAAGATGCTGAGATTATGATGTGTGCAGTAAAAGATTGGCTAAAATATCGCCTTAATCTAGAAGTTAATAAGGAAAAATCAAAGGTGGTCAACCTTAAGAAATCATACTCAGAGTTCTTGGGGACAAAAATGAAAGTATATAGAAAATCACATAAATGGGTTGTTAAATCACATATATCAGATAAAGCAAAGCAAAAGATTACAAAGACGCTGAAAGAAAGAATAAAGGATATACAACATAGCCCTGGTAAACAGACAGTAAACAAGTATAATGCTACTATATTAGGAATACATAATTATTATAAAGTAGCTACCAGAGTATATCTTGACTTTAGAAGAATAGCCTTTCCTTTAAGCAAGAACCTTTATAACAGGCTTAGAAACAATAGTACAAAGAAAGGTAATAAGAGTAGAACTTTTATTAAATATTATGGTGATTACAAAGGAAAAGTATATTATGTAAACAACATAGCACTATTCCCAATATCATTAATAAGATTTCAAATACCAAAAGGGTTTTCACAAGACAAATGTAATTTTACAATAGAAGGTAGAATAAAAATACATTCTACATTAAATAATGTTAACCATAAAATTATAAAGTACTTAATGGAAACACCTATAGCCCATGAGAGCATAGAGCTTAATGATAATAGAATATCACTTTATGTAGCGCAAAATGGGAAATGTGCAATAACACATGAAAAACTTGAAATAGGAAGTATGCATGTACATCATAAAACCCCTAAAAGTCAAGGTGGAACAGATAAATATCAAAATCTAATTTACCTTAAAGAGGATGTGCATATATTGATACATGCTACTGACGATGATACAATAGCCAAATATCTAGGAAAGTTAAATCTTAGTACCACTGCTTTGTCGAAAGTTAATAAGCTTCGTGATTTAGTTGGAAACTTCAAAGTTTAA
- a CDS encoding ATPase, T2SS/T4P/T4SS family, with protein MSKYMDFTEVLRRVQEHISKSYAILITDDGVVESKIKLKSYIKKYIEENQLKVDGYNSYSLIERLYMEMAEFSFLTQYLERDDIEEINVNSFDDIKVTYSNGEIKPADEHFNSPTHAMDVIRRLLHQSGMILDSSQPIVVGHLSDKIRITAIAKGIVDKDVGVTVSIRIINPRKLSKEDFIRNDTASAEMLDFLTLAHRYGESICFTGATSSGKTTLMSYVLSTLPNNKRLFTIENGTREFNCATRS; from the coding sequence ATGAGTAAATATATGGACTTTACAGAAGTTTTAAGGCGTGTGCAGGAACATATTTCAAAGAGCTATGCCATTTTGATAACAGATGATGGTGTGGTTGAAAGCAAAATTAAGTTGAAGTCCTATATCAAGAAGTATATAGAAGAAAATCAATTAAAGGTAGATGGATACAATAGTTATAGCTTGATTGAACGTCTGTATATGGAAATGGCTGAATTCAGCTTCCTAACTCAATACCTTGAAAGAGATGATATAGAAGAAATCAATGTAAACAGCTTTGATGACATCAAGGTGACCTATTCTAATGGTGAGATAAAACCTGCGGATGAGCATTTTAATTCGCCAACCCATGCAATGGATGTCATTAGAAGATTACTTCATCAAAGTGGTATGATTTTGGATAGTTCACAACCCATTGTCGTTGGTCATCTTAGTGATAAAATAAGGATCACAGCCATAGCTAAAGGCATTGTAGATAAAGATGTAGGGGTAACTGTATCAATCCGTATCATTAATCCAAGAAAGCTATCAAAAGAGGATTTTATTAGGAATGATACAGCCAGTGCTGAGATGTTAGATTTTTTGACATTGGCACATAGATATGGAGAGAGTATCTGTTTTACAGGAGCAACATCTAGCGGTAAAACAACTTTAATGAGTTATGTATTATCAACTTTGCCCAATAATAAAAGGCTTTTCACCATTGAAAATGGGACTCGTGAGTTTAATTGTGCGACACGTTCGTAA
- a CDS encoding ATP-binding protein produces the protein MSKIIAIWGSPNSGKTTLSMKLAKMLSKNNNVMVLCTDIIAPPMGVILPFVKEEDKSLGKLLEMVTLTQEDILKNLLTLKDNKNIVFLGYRQGENIASYADYTEYRANELIVNLSHVVDYLIIDVSSILHLNHLSKASLKLADQVIRLCGSDLKAVSYFKSTLPLLLDKSYNLNNHIKVLSKLEEIEPRAMILNHYGDIDYELTYLDEIVGQYREGLLLNALKDKKSESYNVNLEKLLSVISDEEIEIEQTNKTVKKRKEGSKKKRIAPKQLYIKIREFLSKLRRKKEKEQDDYE, from the coding sequence TTGAGTAAGATAATTGCAATATGGGGCAGTCCTAATAGTGGTAAAACAACTCTATCAATGAAACTAGCAAAGATGCTCTCAAAGAATAATAATGTAATGGTGCTGTGTACAGATATTATTGCTCCACCGATGGGCGTGATATTACCCTTTGTGAAGGAAGAGGATAAATCTTTAGGGAAGCTACTAGAAATGGTGACATTAACCCAAGAGGATATTTTAAAGAACCTATTGACCCTAAAAGATAATAAGAATATTGTCTTTCTAGGATATAGACAAGGTGAAAACATAGCGAGTTATGCCGATTATACAGAATATCGTGCCAATGAATTAATCGTTAATTTATCCCATGTGGTAGATTATTTAATTATTGATGTATCTTCAATCCTTCACTTAAATCATCTTTCAAAAGCATCTCTAAAATTAGCAGATCAAGTTATCCGATTATGTGGCAGTGATTTAAAAGCAGTCAGCTATTTTAAATCAACTTTACCATTGCTATTGGATAAATCTTATAACTTAAATAATCACATAAAAGTGTTGAGTAAGTTAGAAGAAATCGAACCAAGAGCCATGATATTGAATCATTATGGGGACATTGATTATGAGTTGACGTATTTAGATGAAATTGTGGGTCAGTACAGGGAGGGACTTTTGTTAAATGCTTTAAAGGATAAAAAAAGCGAAAGTTATAATGTAAATTTAGAAAAATTGCTGTCAGTAATTTCAGATGAGGAAATAGAAATAGAGCAGACTAATAAAACGGTTAAGAAGCGTAAAGAAGGATCAAAAAAGAAAAGAATTGCCCCAAAGCAATTGTACATTAAAATCCGAGAATTCTTGTCAAAGCTAAGAAGAAAAAAAGAAAAGGAGCAAGATGATTATGAGTAA
- the cpaB gene encoding Flp pilus assembly protein CpaB yields the protein MKLLKNRTILGIACIVLSLFICFGLTPMFNEAVSSKVSIVRLTKDVAIGDEITSNMVETVEVGGYNLSNEVIKKKENIIGKYVTVDMKKSDYILPSKLSDVPIAEYGYLEDFKGDKRAISVTLRTFASGLSGKLQMGDIVSVYVADYGDKKETLSPIELKYIKVLAVTLGTGYDTNQNETEEGEEKELPTTITLCVSERQALMLADLETNGKIHLAFVYRGNDDNTKAFLMKQDEVLKRLVLEESTDEPSIKDEFDQGEVEIIE from the coding sequence TTGAAGTTACTAAAAAATAGAACCATTTTAGGGATAGCCTGTATTGTGCTATCTCTTTTTATTTGCTTTGGTTTAACACCAATGTTTAATGAAGCAGTATCAAGCAAAGTAAGTATCGTTAGGTTAACAAAGGACGTAGCCATAGGTGATGAAATTACATCTAATATGGTCGAAACCGTTGAAGTAGGTGGATACAATTTATCTAATGAGGTTATTAAAAAAAAGGAGAATATCATAGGCAAGTATGTAACTGTCGATATGAAAAAATCAGATTATATCTTGCCATCAAAATTATCAGATGTACCAATAGCTGAATATGGATACCTTGAAGATTTTAAAGGAGATAAACGAGCCATATCCGTAACACTAAGAACCTTTGCCAGTGGACTATCAGGGAAGCTACAAATGGGAGATATTGTTTCGGTCTATGTGGCAGATTATGGTGATAAGAAAGAAACACTCTCACCAATAGAACTCAAATATATTAAGGTGCTTGCTGTTACATTAGGTACTGGATATGATACCAATCAAAATGAAACAGAAGAAGGAGAGGAAAAAGAATTACCGACAACAATTACATTATGCGTATCTGAAAGACAAGCCCTTATGCTTGCAGACCTAGAAACTAACGGAAAGATACATCTAGCCTTTGTATATCGTGGGAATGACGATAATACAAAGGCTTTTTTAATGAAACAAGATGAAGTATTAAAACGTTTAGTTCTTGAAGAATCCACAGACGAACCGAGTATAAAGGATGAATTTGACCAGGGGGAGGTAGAAATCATTGAGTAA
- a CDS encoding polymorphic toxin type 35 domain-containing protein, protein MRKNLFIRTISYVLTICILTGVFVNTSNAQVKTTLNDDIKLAWEIEMRTIQNNEFDEELLSKNSSPTRSAAAGAVVIYAIPGIGEVALAVTAGVIVIGGITLAGGWLYNKIMDWINSNSQSGTIVMSEQELIDDAMDALDNDTNKQNHIKKPKHDWDKIIAGSVTWEKIRQVVQKVMEEGSESSYGSATKRVLNIAGETVTVTFKKVSETLWRISDAWVNK, encoded by the coding sequence ATGAGGAAAAATTTATTTATTAGAACAATATCTTATGTCTTGACTATTTGTATATTAACTGGAGTTTTTGTAAATACATCTAATGCACAAGTTAAAACTACCCTAAATGATGATATAAAGCTTGCTTGGGAAATTGAAATGCGCACTATTCAAAATAATGAATTTGATGAAGAGTTATTATCGAAGAATTCATCACCTACTAGGTCAGCAGCTGCAGGAGCAGTTGTTATTTATGCAATTCCAGGTATAGGGGAAGTAGCATTAGCTGTTACAGCAGGCGTAATTGTTATAGGGGGAATTACACTTGCTGGTGGATGGTTATATAATAAGATAATGGACTGGATTAATAGCAATTCTCAATCAGGAACGATTGTTATGTCAGAGCAAGAACTAATTGATGATGCTATGGATGCGCTGGATAATGATACTAATAAGCAAAATCATATCAAGAAACCAAAACATGATTGGGATAAAATTATTGCAGGATCAGTAACTTGGGAAAAAATTAGGCAAGTAGTTCAAAAAGTTATGGAGGAAGGCTCTGAAAGCAGTTATGGCTCTGCAACAAAAAGAGTTCTCAATATAGCAGGTGAAACAGTGACAGTTACATTTAAAAAAGTAAGTGAAACACTTTGGAGAATAAGCGATGCTTGGGTAAATAAATAG
- a CDS encoding A24 family peptidase: protein MLMIKNVLFVVVLIYASYCDIKTRIIPDKVHVMIILLGLIRVNWFDSILGLLLVPLPFLVVALLKEGSMGGGDIKLVGACSFFFGFSNGLVGSSVGLAFGILVNIIYIWYMRLNYTRKIALVSYFGIGYAFVILF from the coding sequence ATGTTAATGATAAAAAATGTATTATTTGTAGTGGTATTGATTTACGCCAGTTATTGCGATATAAAAACACGAATTATTCCTGATAAGGTTCATGTGATGATTATATTGCTTGGATTGATTCGGGTGAATTGGTTTGACTCTATTCTAGGGTTGCTTCTTGTGCCACTGCCATTTTTGGTAGTGGCACTGCTAAAAGAAGGGTCAATGGGTGGTGGCGATATTAAGCTAGTTGGAGCTTGTTCGTTTTTTTTTGGATTTTCTAATGGGCTGGTTGGAAGTAGCGTGGGACTAGCTTTCGGAATTTTAGTAAACATAATATACATTTGGTATATGAGATTGAATTATACTAGAAAAATTGCGTTAGTGTCTTATTTTGGAATTGGATATGCTTTTGTTATATTATTTTGA
- a CDS encoding helix-turn-helix domain-containing protein, with protein sequence MDRINEFKVVGEIKTTVSAKMIYMLLSKLADREGGVQISQKRLSKILGIHKTTVRKNLWRLEKSGCIYIRSKYTEDGGRLANEYIVR encoded by the coding sequence GTGGATAGGATTAATGAATTTAAAGTAGTGGGAGAAATAAAGACTACAGTATCTGCGAAAATGATTTATATGCTCCTGAGCAAGTTAGCAGATAGAGAAGGTGGTGTTCAGATATCACAGAAAAGGCTAAGTAAGATTCTTGGGATACATAAAACAACTGTACGTAAGAATCTTTGGCGATTAGAAAAAAGTGGTTGTATCTATATTCGTAGCAAATATACAGAGGATGGTGGAAGACTGGCAAATGAGTATATTGTGAGGTGA
- a CDS encoding mercury transporter → MDILKELSNVFLILIRSGTVLRVVYCFVMMGTDEELEKAYKKKIRNVIVFYILAESCYVIKDVITSYYT, encoded by the coding sequence ATGGATATATTAAAAGAACTATCTAATGTCTTCCTAATCCTCATTCGTAGTGGCACAGTCCTTCGAGTAGTTTATTGCTTTGTGATGATGGGAACAGATGAAGAGTTAGAGAAGGCTTATAAAAAGAAGATTAGGAACGTGATTGTCTTTTATATCCTAGCAGAAAGTTGTTATGTGATAAAAGACGTGATAACCAGCTATTACACATAG
- a CDS encoding DUF6102 family protein: MEVVIMLLISAILSGCLIYVDTLLEGLVPMVLYAERYMDTLLGINAIEPIFDIFFAFGISLIILKFLKNGFNKYILWHDGDAGDEPSTLFIGFLKALATSICFPTMYGWLATIIEDMSNELILLISGGMPISFETVIAGIATAGLFTGIVSLIFFICFFVLYIQFLTRGLEIMILRIGLPLACVGLMDRADSNLFKSYIQKFFQSTLAVLVQIVLAKLGVGLMLNAHVFWGVASMVLAIRTPKFLQEFLIISGGQGGGLSNKIYSTARIYQMGKALFKK; encoded by the coding sequence TTGGAAGTTGTAATTATGCTCCTTATAAGTGCTATTTTATCAGGGTGTCTCATTTATGTAGACACCCTTTTAGAAGGGCTTGTACCAATGGTGCTTTATGCTGAAAGGTATATGGACACCCTACTTGGTATTAATGCCATAGAGCCGATCTTTGATATCTTCTTTGCCTTTGGTATATCTCTCATTATTCTCAAATTCCTAAAGAATGGATTCAACAAATACATCCTATGGCATGATGGTGATGCAGGAGATGAACCTTCAACGTTATTTATAGGTTTTCTAAAGGCACTTGCCACCAGTATATGCTTTCCAACCATGTATGGTTGGCTTGCAACCATCATAGAAGATATGTCTAATGAGTTAATCTTACTTATATCAGGAGGAATGCCCATATCCTTTGAAACCGTCATTGCAGGTATAGCCACAGCAGGATTGTTTACTGGTATTGTATCGCTGATATTCTTCATTTGCTTCTTTGTTTTATATATTCAATTTCTAACAAGAGGATTAGAGATTATGATTCTAAGGATAGGGTTGCCCCTTGCCTGTGTAGGTTTAATGGATAGAGCTGATAGCAATCTATTTAAAAGCTACATACAGAAATTCTTTCAAAGTACACTGGCAGTCCTTGTACAGATTGTACTAGCAAAACTCGGCGTTGGGCTTATGCTCAACGCCCATGTTTTTTGGGGCGTTGCTAGTATGGTACTAGCCATTAGAACACCGAAGTTTTTGCAAGAATTCTTAATCATATCAGGTGGTCAAGGTGGAGGACTTAGTAATAAGATTTATTCTACAGCAAGAATTTATCAAATGGGTAAGGCACTATTTAAGAAGTAG